In one Mesorhizobium australicum genomic region, the following are encoded:
- a CDS encoding alpha/beta hydrolase encodes MPSLKSRIVSLYLRSTRKKAFASAAEMNRWIARARTLEDHRPPASVARRLDIARREVFGSPVYDVAPRGGHVEKRILYLHGGAYVFEITPFHWRLIAEMAERLDARITVPVYPLAPEHRFEEMFGMVMQTYRRMLAEEPAGEIVFMGDSAGGNMAVVLTMMAAKEGLPGPDRHVLISPGLDMTLENPDVAQAARLDPWLDIEGGLEAIRHYAPHLDRADWRISPIKGDLSVLPPMLILAGEFDLLTLDTIRFADLARRAGVEVELVVEPGMMHVWPLIDMPEARRARNLIVEFLNSDAPGRDRRRMTEAASLRAY; translated from the coding sequence ATGCCCAGCCTCAAGTCCCGTATCGTCTCCCTCTATCTTCGCAGCACCCGCAAGAAGGCCTTTGCCAGCGCGGCGGAAATGAACCGCTGGATCGCGCGCGCCCGCACCCTCGAGGACCACCGACCGCCCGCCTCTGTTGCGCGACGCCTGGACATCGCGCGCCGCGAGGTGTTCGGCTCTCCGGTCTACGATGTCGCGCCGCGCGGCGGCCATGTCGAGAAGCGGATTCTCTACCTGCACGGCGGCGCCTATGTGTTTGAAATCACGCCATTCCACTGGCGGCTGATCGCCGAGATGGCGGAACGTCTCGACGCCCGCATCACCGTGCCGGTCTATCCGCTCGCGCCCGAACATCGCTTCGAGGAGATGTTCGGAATGGTGATGCAGACCTATCGCAGGATGCTGGCGGAGGAGCCGGCCGGCGAGATCGTCTTCATGGGCGATTCCGCCGGCGGCAACATGGCCGTGGTGCTGACCATGATGGCGGCCAAAGAAGGCCTGCCCGGCCCGGACCGCCACGTGCTGATCTCGCCCGGCCTCGACATGACGCTGGAGAATCCCGACGTCGCACAGGCAGCGCGGCTCGATCCCTGGCTCGACATCGAGGGCGGCCTGGAGGCGATCCGCCACTATGCGCCGCATCTCGACCGCGCCGACTGGCGCATCAGCCCGATCAAGGGCGACCTCTCGGTGCTGCCGCCGATGCTTATCCTCGCCGGCGAGTTCGACCTTTTGACGCTGGACACGATCCGCTTCGCCGACCTCGCCCGTCGCGCGGGCGTCGAGGTGGAGCTCGTGGTCGAGCCCGGCATGATGCATGTCTGGCCGCTGATCGACATGCCCGAGGCCCGCCGCGCGCGGAACCTGATCGTCGAGTTCCTGAACAGCGACGCGCCGGGCCGTGATCGCCGGCGAATGACCGAGGCCGCCAGCTTGCGGGCGTATTGA
- a CDS encoding alpha/beta hydrolase fold domain-containing protein has protein sequence MASLKSHFYAFVLKHTRKKAFMSEEGLRQRLAKMRPVEDHRPPEKVKDRLEITQREVQGHVVYEARPRAGTAGRRLLYLHGGAYCFELTPFHWLLIAELAERLSAQMTVPVYPLAPEHQFDQIYGMAGEVYRQVFAEAPHAAIVGDSAGANMALVLTLMAAERGDPIASSLALLSPSVDSSLANPEVHDYARRDPWLDIPGALAAMHMYAGTLKLDDWRISPIYGNVAALPRTLIFSGTRDLLYPDTVLFVDKARAAGVDIELVRGDGMFHVWPLLDIPEARPARDRMVAFLEQAPARAAARAA, from the coding sequence ATGGCCAGCCTGAAATCACACTTCTACGCCTTCGTGCTGAAGCACACGCGCAAAAAGGCGTTCATGTCCGAGGAAGGGCTGCGGCAGCGCCTCGCCAAGATGCGGCCTGTCGAGGACCACCGCCCACCCGAGAAGGTGAAAGACCGCCTCGAGATTACACAGCGCGAGGTGCAAGGCCACGTGGTGTACGAGGCGCGGCCTAGGGCGGGCACGGCCGGACGGCGGCTCCTCTACCTGCACGGCGGGGCGTATTGCTTCGAGCTGACGCCGTTCCACTGGCTGCTCATCGCCGAACTCGCCGAGCGCCTTTCGGCGCAGATGACGGTGCCGGTCTATCCGCTGGCCCCCGAACACCAGTTCGACCAGATCTACGGGATGGCCGGCGAGGTCTACCGCCAGGTCTTCGCCGAGGCGCCGCATGCCGCGATCGTCGGCGATTCCGCCGGAGCCAACATGGCGCTTGTGCTGACGCTGATGGCGGCGGAACGGGGCGATCCGATCGCCTCGTCGCTGGCGCTGCTGTCGCCGAGCGTCGATTCCTCGCTCGCCAATCCCGAGGTGCACGACTATGCCAGGCGCGATCCCTGGCTCGACATCCCCGGCGCGCTGGCGGCCATGCACATGTATGCCGGCACCCTGAAGCTCGACGACTGGCGCATCAGCCCGATCTACGGCAACGTCGCGGCACTGCCGCGCACACTGATCTTCTCCGGCACGCGCGACCTGCTCTATCCCGACACGGTGCTGTTCGTGGACAAGGCACGCGCGGCGGGCGTCGACATCGAGCTCGTGCGGGGAGACGGGATGTTCCATGTCTGGCCGTTGCTCGACATCCCCGAAGCGCGGCCCGCACGCGACAGGATGGTGGCCTTCCTGGAACAGGCTCCGGCACGGGCTGCCGCGCGGGCGGCCTAG
- the ligD gene encoding DNA ligase D has protein sequence MARPVVDELLREYRAKRDFSKTAEPDDRPAPKAAGEGLAFVVQKHDATRLHYDFRLEWAGVLKSWAVTRGPSYDPAEKRLAVRTEDHPLAYGAFEGTIPENEYGGGTVMLWDRGTWEPVGDFDQGLEEGKIVFRLDGERLKGEWTLVRMKPRAKEKRENWLMIKHREEGFTPPRGDVLNRFTKSVASGRTMAQIAKGGRGLAKSDLTAKRPAGGLTGKADKRGKAAGTKALPLPRWREVQLATLVADAPEGGEWLAEMKYDGYRALIAVAGEKARIYTRNGLDWTGKFPGIAAAAAALGVGSALIDGEIVAVDRNGKTDFSTLQKSIKAGGKDLFCFVFDLLELHGKDLTRLPLIERKSKLEALIGAGREPLLLSTHVLGKAEEVFRQVCSAGHEGIVAKRADDPYISGRGRSWLKIKCTKRQEFIVGGYAPSDKRGRTVRSLLIGVMEDGELAYKGRVGAFEGDTLGEVEDLVGSLERKTSPFVSVPREMARGAVWLKPELVVEVDMAEFTADGVVRHGVVRGIRGDKPAKDVVLEIPRETAMQHETRDIFAGVKLSSPQKVLFEEQGVTKADLAAHYERVARRILPHVERRLLSLVRCPDGEGGQCFFQKHDSRGFPDELKRMEIEESDGKRDNYLYAEDLSALIAGVQMGTLEFHIWGSRIDDIEKPDRLVFDLDPDEGLGFADVRDAAFDLRDRLEKIGLKTVPLVTGGKGVHVVAPIAPRVEWPQVKEFAKGFAKMLEEEAPDRYVANMSKAKRKGRIFVDYLRNERGSTAICPYSTRRRKGAPVATPVSWDELKDLEAANSFHIADMEQRLTQADPWKEADGWRQSITKAMMAKVADG, from the coding sequence ATGGCGCGGCCGGTCGTCGACGAATTGCTCAGGGAATACCGGGCGAAGCGGGATTTTTCGAAGACCGCGGAACCCGACGACAGGCCCGCGCCGAAGGCCGCCGGCGAGGGGCTCGCCTTCGTCGTCCAGAAGCATGATGCGACACGGCTGCACTACGACTTCCGGCTCGAATGGGCGGGCGTGCTGAAGAGCTGGGCGGTGACGCGCGGCCCCAGCTATGATCCGGCCGAAAAGCGGCTGGCGGTGCGAACTGAAGACCACCCGCTTGCCTATGGCGCCTTCGAGGGCACCATTCCCGAGAACGAGTATGGCGGCGGCACAGTGATGCTGTGGGATCGCGGCACCTGGGAGCCGGTCGGCGACTTCGATCAGGGCCTTGAGGAGGGTAAGATCGTCTTCCGCCTCGACGGCGAACGCCTCAAGGGCGAATGGACACTTGTCCGAATGAAGCCACGCGCGAAGGAGAAGCGCGAAAACTGGCTGATGATCAAGCATCGCGAGGAGGGCTTTACGCCGCCTCGCGGCGACGTGCTTAACCGTTTCACCAAGAGCGTCGCGTCGGGCCGCACGATGGCCCAGATCGCCAAGGGCGGCCGTGGCTTGGCGAAGAGCGATCTCACGGCGAAGCGGCCCGCCGGCGGATTGACAGGCAAGGCGGACAAGAGAGGCAAGGCCGCCGGGACAAAAGCCTTGCCTCTGCCACGCTGGCGCGAGGTGCAGCTCGCGACGTTGGTCGCTGATGCGCCCGAAGGCGGGGAATGGCTGGCCGAGATGAAATATGACGGCTACCGTGCGCTGATCGCGGTGGCCGGAGAGAAGGCCCGGATCTACACGCGCAACGGCCTCGACTGGACCGGCAAGTTTCCCGGCATCGCGGCGGCGGCCGCGGCACTCGGCGTCGGCTCCGCGCTGATCGATGGCGAGATTGTCGCCGTCGATCGCAACGGAAAGACCGATTTCTCCACCCTGCAGAAGTCGATCAAGGCCGGCGGCAAGGATCTGTTCTGTTTCGTCTTCGACCTGCTCGAACTTCACGGGAAGGACCTGACGCGCCTGCCGCTCATCGAGCGCAAGTCGAAGCTGGAGGCGCTGATCGGCGCCGGCAGGGAGCCACTCCTGCTTTCCACCCATGTGCTGGGCAAGGCCGAAGAGGTCTTCCGCCAGGTGTGCTCGGCCGGACACGAGGGCATCGTCGCCAAGCGCGCGGACGATCCGTACATCTCCGGCCGCGGGCGGAGCTGGCTGAAGATCAAGTGCACGAAGCGGCAGGAGTTCATCGTCGGCGGCTATGCCCCGTCAGACAAGCGCGGCCGCACCGTCCGCTCGCTGCTCATCGGCGTGATGGAGGACGGGGAACTCGCCTACAAGGGCCGGGTCGGCGCCTTCGAGGGTGACACGCTCGGCGAGGTGGAAGATCTTGTCGGCTCTCTCGAGCGCAAGACGTCGCCTTTCGTTTCGGTCCCGCGCGAGATGGCGCGCGGCGCGGTCTGGCTCAAGCCGGAACTCGTCGTAGAGGTCGACATGGCGGAGTTCACGGCCGATGGTGTGGTTCGCCACGGCGTGGTGCGCGGGATCCGTGGCGACAAGCCCGCGAAGGACGTGGTGCTGGAGATACCGAGGGAGACGGCCATGCAGCATGAGACGCGCGACATCTTCGCAGGCGTGAAGCTCTCCAGCCCGCAGAAGGTGCTGTTCGAGGAGCAGGGCGTGACCAAGGCCGACCTCGCCGCACATTACGAGCGCGTCGCCCGGCGCATCCTGCCGCATGTCGAGCGCCGGCTGCTCAGCCTGGTGCGGTGTCCGGACGGGGAGGGCGGCCAGTGCTTCTTCCAGAAGCACGATTCTCGCGGCTTTCCTGACGAGCTGAAGCGAATGGAGATCGAGGAGAGCGACGGCAAGCGCGACAATTATCTCTACGCGGAAGACCTGTCGGCGCTGATCGCCGGCGTGCAGATGGGCACGCTGGAGTTCCACATCTGGGGCTCGCGCATCGATGACATCGAGAAGCCGGATCGGCTGGTGTTCGACCTCGACCCGGACGAGGGGCTCGGCTTCGCCGATGTCCGCGACGCCGCCTTCGACCTGCGTGACCGGCTGGAGAAGATAGGCCTGAAGACCGTCCCGCTCGTCACCGGCGGCAAGGGCGTGCACGTCGTCGCGCCGATCGCGCCGCGCGTGGAGTGGCCGCAGGTGAAGGAGTTCGCCAAGGGTTTCGCGAAGATGCTCGAGGAGGAGGCGCCGGACCGCTATGTCGCCAATATGTCGAAGGCCAAGCGCAAGGGCCGAATCTTTGTCGACTATCTGCGCAACGAGCGCGGCTCTACCGCGATCTGCCCTTACTCGACCCGCCGCCGCAAGGGCGCGCCGGTGGCGACCCCGGTGTCGTGGGACGAATTGAAGGATCTGGAGGCGGCGAACAGCTTCCACATCGCAGACATGGAGCAGCGCCTGACGCAGGCCGACCCGTGGAAGGAGGCCGACGGCTGGAGGCAATCGATCACCAAGGCGATGATGGCGAAGGTCGCGGACGGATAG
- a CDS encoding LysR family transcriptional regulator — MNAPLNHPLPLLELDVLRTFVAIAETGSFTLAANAVFRTPSAVSMQIKKLEETLGRALFTRDARSVSLTADGEILIGYARRLLAINREAVSKFVMPDIQGVVRLGSPDDYGERVLPDVLRRFAQSHPSVAVDVVIDQSSNLRRRMDDRELDITLMTCSGKVIPMDAEILLTEQIAWAGAKGGCAHMRQPLPVSLWEEGCAWRIRALDALSTSGRDYRIAYMSAHTSGQRSAILADLAVAPLPKSFIGEDLVVLGPKDGLPELGTYNLVMIVRPDASAPVRAAADHIRATMEAFKESGRFALAA; from the coding sequence ATGAACGCCCCCCTGAACCATCCTCTGCCGCTGCTGGAACTCGACGTGCTGCGCACCTTCGTGGCGATTGCCGAGACGGGCAGCTTCACGCTCGCCGCCAATGCGGTGTTCCGCACGCCCTCCGCCGTGTCGATGCAGATCAAGAAGCTGGAAGAGACGCTCGGGCGCGCGCTCTTCACGCGCGACGCGCGTTCCGTCTCGCTGACGGCCGATGGCGAGATCCTGATCGGCTATGCGCGCCGGCTGCTTGCGATCAACCGCGAGGCCGTTTCCAAGTTCGTCATGCCCGACATCCAGGGCGTGGTCCGGCTGGGTTCGCCGGACGACTATGGCGAGCGCGTGCTGCCCGACGTGCTGCGCCGCTTCGCCCAATCGCATCCCTCGGTCGCGGTCGACGTCGTCATTGACCAGAGTTCCAATCTGCGCCGGCGCATGGATGACCGCGAGCTCGACATCACGCTGATGACCTGCTCCGGCAAGGTCATCCCGATGGACGCGGAGATCCTGCTGACGGAGCAGATCGCCTGGGCGGGCGCCAAGGGCGGCTGCGCGCATATGCGCCAGCCGCTGCCGGTGTCGCTGTGGGAGGAAGGCTGCGCTTGGCGCATCCGCGCGCTCGATGCGCTCAGCACCAGCGGGCGTGACTACCGCATCGCCTATATGAGCGCACACACCTCCGGCCAGCGCTCGGCGATCCTCGCCGACCTCGCGGTCGCGCCGCTGCCGAAGTCGTTCATCGGCGAGGATCTTGTCGTCCTGGGGCCGAAGGACGGCCTGCCGGAACTCGGCACCTACAATCTGGTGATGATCGTGCGTCCGGACGCGAGCGCGCCGGTCAGGGCGGCGGCCGACCACATCCGCGCGACGATGGAAGCGTTCAAGGAAAGCGGCCGCTTCGCGCTCGCCGCCTGA
- a CDS encoding GlxA family transcriptional regulator, producing the protein MTVKPAIKRSIVFFLVPDFTLIAFSTAVEPLRLANRMLGYDAYSWRLASADGRPVKASSGIEIAVQTSLEDERRKMSGPDRPSMVIVCSGVNVEKYQNRSAFAWLREEYNRGVAIGGLCTGAHVLASAGLLSNKRCAIHWENLPGFSEAFPKANVFADLFEVDQNIYTCAGGTAALDMMLKLIGDDFDEMLVNRVCEQVLTDRVRSPTDRQRLPLRARLGVQNGKVLSIIELMEMNLSEPLSLIEIADHVGLSRRQIERLFQQEMGRSPARYYLEIRLDRARHLLIQSSLPVVEVAVACGFVSASHFSKCYRELYARSPQQERADRKQLLAA; encoded by the coding sequence GTGACCGTAAAGCCAGCCATCAAACGCTCGATCGTCTTCTTCCTCGTCCCCGATTTTACACTGATCGCCTTTTCGACGGCAGTGGAGCCGTTGCGGCTGGCCAACCGCATGCTTGGCTACGACGCCTATAGCTGGCGGCTCGCCAGCGCCGACGGGAGGCCGGTGAAGGCCTCCAGCGGCATCGAGATCGCGGTTCAAACCTCCCTCGAAGACGAACGCCGCAAGATGAGCGGACCGGACCGTCCTTCGATGGTCATCGTCTGCTCGGGCGTCAATGTCGAGAAATATCAGAACCGCTCCGCCTTCGCCTGGCTGCGGGAGGAATACAACCGCGGCGTGGCGATCGGCGGCCTTTGCACCGGGGCGCATGTGCTGGCCTCGGCCGGCCTGCTCTCCAACAAGCGCTGCGCGATCCATTGGGAGAACCTGCCGGGCTTTTCCGAGGCGTTCCCCAAGGCCAACGTCTTCGCCGACCTCTTCGAGGTCGACCAGAACATCTACACCTGCGCCGGCGGCACCGCCGCGCTCGACATGATGCTGAAGCTGATCGGCGACGATTTCGACGAGATGCTGGTCAACCGCGTCTGCGAGCAGGTGCTGACCGACCGGGTGCGCAGCCCGACGGACCGCCAGCGCCTGCCGCTGCGCGCCCGCCTCGGCGTGCAGAACGGCAAGGTGCTGTCGATCATCGAACTGATGGAGATGAACCTTTCCGAGCCGCTGTCGCTGATCGAGATCGCCGACCACGTCGGCCTGTCGCGCCGGCAGATCGAACGCCTGTTCCAGCAGGAGATGGGCCGCTCGCCGGCGCGTTATTATCTGGAGATTCGCCTCGACCGGGCGCGGCACCTCTTGATCCAGTCGTCGCTGCCGGTGGTGGAAGTCGCGGTGGCCTGCGGCTTCGTCTCGGCCTCGCATTTCTCGAAATGCTACCGCGAGCTCTACGCCCGCTCGCCCCAGCAGGAGCGCGCCGACCGCAAGCAGCTGTTGGCAGCGTAG
- the nhaA gene encoding Na+/H+ antiporter NhaA, whose product MSTRQKSIFREFLDSEASGGIILMAAAALALIVANSPLAPTYFAALKAYVGPLSVSHWINDALMAVFFLLVGLEIKREVLDGQLSTWPRRILPGLAAAGGMAVPALIYAALNWGNAETMRGWAIPTATDIAFALGVLSLLGSRVPASMKVFLTALAIIDDLGAVIIIAIFYTADLQMAYLVGALGVLAILVAMNRFGVRSLLPYLALGVVLWVLVLQSGVHATLAGVALALTIPLRASPALRDDADHSPLHRLEHALHGVVPFVIVPIFGFANAGVSFSGMSTDTLVDPLTLGVAAGLVIGKLVGVFGTSYAAIRLGFADMPANAARMHLLGVSLLCGIGFTMSLFIGLLAFATNATLQDDVKVGILLGSVVAALLGSLVIYLAPRPGGPESREE is encoded by the coding sequence GTGAGCACCCGCCAGAAATCGATCTTCCGCGAATTCCTCGACAGCGAGGCTTCGGGCGGCATCATCCTGATGGCAGCCGCGGCGCTGGCGCTCATCGTCGCAAACTCCCCTCTCGCGCCCACCTACTTCGCTGCGCTGAAGGCCTATGTCGGTCCTCTGAGCGTGTCGCACTGGATCAACGACGCGCTGATGGCGGTGTTCTTCCTGCTGGTCGGCCTCGAGATCAAGCGCGAGGTGCTGGATGGCCAGCTCTCGACCTGGCCGCGGCGAATCCTGCCCGGGCTGGCCGCGGCCGGCGGCATGGCGGTGCCGGCGCTGATCTACGCCGCGCTCAACTGGGGCAATGCGGAAACCATGCGCGGCTGGGCGATCCCGACCGCCACCGACATCGCCTTCGCGCTGGGCGTTCTGTCGCTGCTGGGCAGCCGCGTCCCCGCTTCGATGAAAGTGTTCCTGACAGCACTCGCGATCATCGACGACCTCGGCGCGGTGATCATCATCGCGATCTTCTACACGGCCGATCTGCAGATGGCGTATCTCGTAGGCGCGCTGGGCGTGCTGGCGATCCTCGTCGCCATGAACAGGTTCGGCGTGCGCAGCCTCCTGCCCTACCTCGCGCTGGGCGTGGTGTTGTGGGTGCTGGTGCTTCAGTCGGGCGTGCATGCCACACTTGCGGGCGTGGCGCTGGCGTTGACCATCCCGCTGCGGGCAAGCCCCGCGCTTCGCGACGACGCCGACCATTCGCCGCTGCACCGCCTGGAACACGCCCTTCACGGCGTCGTCCCCTTCGTCATCGTGCCGATCTTCGGCTTCGCCAATGCCGGCGTTTCCTTTTCCGGCATGTCGACCGACACGCTCGTCGATCCGCTGACGCTCGGCGTCGCGGCCGGCCTTGTCATCGGCAAGCTCGTCGGCGTCTTCGGCACGTCCTACGCGGCGATCCGGCTCGGTTTCGCAGACATGCCCGCGAACGCCGCGCGTATGCACCTGCTGGGGGTGTCGCTGCTTTGCGGCATCGGCTTTACAATGAGCCTTTTTATCGGCCTGCTCGCCTTCGCCACCAACGCCACTCTGCAGGATGACGTCAAGGTCGGCATCCTGCTCGGCTCGGTGGTCGCTGCTCTGCTCGGGTCGCTGGTAATCTATCTCGCGCCGCGGCCGGGCGGTCCCGAATCCCGAGAGGAGTGA
- a CDS encoding DUF1194 domain-containing protein, whose translation MLAFGPSAAPAQDQVVDVELVLAVDVSLSMSPDELVIQRDGYAAALTDDAVLRAIADGAHGRIAVTYVEWAGSSVQQVVVPWSVIATAEDAQAFVSKMTALPPRSARRTSISAALDFAASLFDASGYRGMKRVIDVSGDGPNNQGTPVDQSRDRIAEKGITINGLPLMTNGSGLSSAFDIANLDAYYSDCVIGGPGAFMIPVNGWAQFPEAIRRKLVLELAGREHPLRTAMEADSPPVIKAATIFTTDCQIGEKMWNNRGWIDIQ comes from the coding sequence ATGCTGGCGTTCGGACCATCCGCGGCGCCGGCCCAGGATCAGGTCGTCGACGTCGAGCTGGTGCTTGCGGTCGACGTCTCGCTCTCGATGTCGCCCGACGAACTCGTTATCCAGCGCGACGGTTATGCAGCTGCCCTTACCGACGATGCCGTTCTGCGGGCGATCGCCGACGGCGCGCATGGCAGGATCGCCGTCACCTATGTCGAATGGGCTGGCTCCAGCGTGCAGCAGGTCGTGGTGCCCTGGTCGGTGATCGCGACGGCCGAAGACGCGCAGGCCTTCGTCTCGAAGATGACCGCGCTGCCGCCGCGCAGTGCGCGCCGTACCTCGATCTCGGCCGCGCTCGACTTCGCCGCGTCGCTGTTCGACGCGAGCGGTTACAGGGGCATGAAGCGGGTGATCGACGTGTCGGGCGACGGTCCCAACAACCAGGGCACGCCTGTCGATCAGTCGCGCGACCGCATCGCCGAAAAAGGCATTACGATCAACGGCCTGCCTTTGATGACGAATGGCAGTGGCCTGTCCTCGGCCTTCGACATCGCCAATCTCGATGCCTATTATTCCGACTGCGTGATCGGCGGCCCCGGCGCCTTCATGATCCCGGTCAACGGCTGGGCGCAGTTTCCCGAAGCGATCCGGCGCAAGCTGGTGCTGGAACTCGCCGGCCGGGAACACCCGCTCCGCACGGCGATGGAAGCGGACTCCCCGCCCGTCATCAAGGCCGCCACGATCTTCACGACCGACTGTCAGATCGGCGAGAAGATGTGGAACAATCGCGGCTGGATCGACATACAGTAG
- a CDS encoding DUF6766 family protein, which produces MRFLRDNSLTIALLGAFALSLAGMLLSGLAHENEMRAVHGEPALTLGAYFLSAPFSSALFENWESEFLQMSAYVVLTAMLFQRGSAESRDPDQPYRPGDEVPIHRRAVSQLGGWLYAHGLGLALALLFILSFLLHWMSSAAAHNADALAHGQPAAPAFAYLADPSFWFESFQNWQSEFLSTAVLVVLSIFLRHRGSPESKPLAASNSDTGE; this is translated from the coding sequence ATGCGGTTCCTGCGCGACAACAGCCTCACCATCGCACTGCTGGGCGCCTTCGCCCTGAGCCTCGCCGGCATGCTGCTTTCCGGGCTGGCGCACGAGAACGAGATGCGCGCCGTCCATGGCGAGCCGGCCCTGACGCTCGGCGCTTACTTCCTCTCCGCGCCATTCTCCTCCGCCTTGTTCGAGAACTGGGAAAGCGAATTCCTGCAGATGTCGGCCTATGTCGTGCTGACTGCGATGCTGTTCCAGCGCGGCTCGGCCGAATCCCGCGATCCGGATCAGCCCTATCGCCCCGGCGACGAGGTGCCGATTCACCGGCGTGCTGTCAGCCAGCTGGGCGGATGGCTCTATGCTCACGGACTCGGCCTCGCACTGGCCTTGCTTTTCATCCTCTCCTTCCTGCTGCATTGGATGTCGAGCGCGGCGGCACACAATGCAGACGCATTGGCGCACGGCCAGCCGGCCGCTCCGGCATTCGCCTATCTGGCCGATCCGAGCTTCTGGTTCGAGTCCTTCCAGAACTGGCAGTCCGAATTTCTCTCGACCGCGGTCCTCGTCGTCCTGTCGATCTTCCTGCGCCATCGCGGATCGCCCGAATCGAAGCCACTGGCCGCGTCGAACAGCGACACCGGAGAGTGA
- a CDS encoding KTSC domain-containing protein: MPSTSIRHFEYDEASRILSVWFLANGRRYDYRNVPPETAHEFRRAFSKGRFFNARIRDHFPYAWVREERNNPSDFPLPARSRGARQ, translated from the coding sequence ATGCCGTCCACGTCGATCCGGCATTTCGAGTATGACGAGGCAAGCCGGATCCTGTCGGTCTGGTTCCTGGCCAACGGCCGACGCTACGACTACCGGAACGTCCCGCCCGAAACGGCGCATGAATTTCGCCGCGCGTTTTCAAAGGGCCGTTTCTTCAACGCCCGCATCCGCGACCACTTCCCCTACGCCTGGGTCCGCGAAGAGCGGAACAATCCATCCGACTTTCCGTTGCCAGCAAGAAGCCGAGGAGCAAGACAATGA
- a CDS encoding DUF421 domain-containing protein, with product MQEEIVRIVFGEAETANVWFYVEIVFRTLVMYLYTIFLARMVGHDAIGQIGPFEFVLVIAVGSAAGDPMFYPDVGLLQGILVITVVVLLHRATGALLARSSKVESLVEGDPVLVIKDGHIIEDALGSGALSLRELLALLRVEGVRDTGEVEAAYFENNGKLSVFRYPAEKAKRSRSTEPLRTQR from the coding sequence ATGCAGGAAGAGATCGTTCGCATCGTGTTCGGCGAGGCGGAGACGGCCAATGTCTGGTTCTACGTCGAGATCGTCTTCCGCACGCTGGTCATGTATCTCTACACGATCTTCCTCGCCCGGATGGTCGGCCATGACGCCATCGGACAGATCGGGCCGTTCGAGTTCGTGCTGGTCATTGCCGTCGGCTCGGCTGCCGGCGATCCGATGTTCTATCCCGATGTCGGGCTGTTGCAGGGAATCCTGGTGATCACCGTGGTCGTCTTGCTGCATCGGGCCACAGGCGCGCTGTTGGCACGATCGAGCAAGGTCGAGAGCCTTGTCGAAGGCGACCCGGTACTCGTGATCAAGGATGGACATATCATCGAAGACGCACTCGGCTCGGGCGCTCTCAGCCTGCGCGAGCTTCTGGCGTTGCTGCGCGTCGAGGGCGTGCGCGACACCGGCGAGGTGGAGGCGGCCTATTTCGAGAACAACGGCAAGCTGAGCGTCTTCCGCTATCCCGCCGAAAAGGCGAAGCGCTCTCGCTCGACGGAACCGCTCAGGACACAGCGCTAG
- a CDS encoding aldo/keto reductase produces the protein MTNVPTKRLNSGADMPVIGLGVWQVADDVAADAVVTAIEAGYTSIDTAAVYRNERGVGEGIRRSGAEREKLFVTTKVWNDSQGYDTTLQAFDKSLGRLGLDYVDLYLIHWPAASRGLYLDTWKALEKLKAEGRARSIGVSNFHIPHLKRLFESSDVRPALNQIELHPGLQQAELRAFHAANDIATEAWSPLQRGAVDRSEIVAIAAKHGRTPAQVILRWHVQLGNIAIPKSVTPSRIRENIAVFDFELDDADMAAIAKLDAGVRTGPNPDTFA, from the coding sequence ATGACCAACGTTCCGACGAAGCGGCTCAATTCCGGCGCGGACATGCCGGTGATCGGGCTGGGCGTGTGGCAGGTCGCCGATGATGTCGCCGCCGACGCCGTGGTGACCGCCATCGAGGCCGGCTACACCAGCATCGACACCGCCGCGGTGTATCGCAACGAGCGCGGGGTGGGCGAGGGGATCAGGCGCTCCGGCGCGGAGCGCGAAAAGCTGTTCGTCACGACCAAGGTGTGGAACGATTCGCAGGGCTACGACACCACGCTCCAGGCCTTCGACAAGAGCCTCGGCAGGCTTGGCCTCGACTATGTCGACCTCTACCTGATCCACTGGCCGGCCGCGTCGCGCGGGCTCTATCTCGACACCTGGAAGGCGCTGGAGAAATTGAAGGCCGAAGGACGCGCGCGTTCGATCGGCGTGTCGAACTTCCACATCCCACACCTGAAGCGGCTGTTCGAAAGTTCAGATGTCCGTCCGGCGCTGAACCAGATCGAATTGCATCCCGGCCTGCAGCAGGCGGAGCTTCGCGCCTTCCACGCCGCGAACGACATCGCCACCGAAGCCTGGAGCCCGCTGCAGCGCGGCGCGGTGGACAGATCGGAAATCGTCGCCATCGCGGCAAAGCACGGCCGCACCCCGGCGCAGGTGATCCTGCGCTGGCACGTCCAGCTCGGCAACATCGCGATCCCGAAGTCGGTCACGCCCTCGCGCATCCGCGAGAACATCGCCGTCTTCGATTTCGAACTGGACGACGCGGACATGGCGGCGATCGCGAAGCTCGATGCGGGCGTGCGCACCGGGCCGAACCCCGACACATTCGCCTGA